In Micromonospora cremea, the genomic window CGGTTCGACTGGCCGTCGTACTCCGACTGGGGCATCGGCCAGACCAGCAACCGGCCCCTCGCGGCCGTCCGCACCGACTGGGTGTCCACCGGCGACCTCTACCAGTGGGGCCAGGAGGCGTACGTCGACTCCACGTACCAGATCGACACCCGGACCGGCTACCGGGCGGGCAGCCGCGGCGAGGAGCGGTTCTTCCAGCCGATCGAGCGGCCCCACCTGAACAACAACTTCAAGCTGCCCAGCCGCTCGGGCGACGCTCTCAACGTGGACGTGCCCGGCTGGGGTGGGGCCGACCACGTCGGCATGGCGATGAACGCCGCCGAGCAGACCAACCAGCTCTACCAGGGCGGGACGCTGCTCGGCCAGAGCAGCAGCACGTGGGTCAGTGGCACCGCGCCGGGCGCGGGCGACCTGCCGTACCGGCTGGTGGTGCGGACCAAGCAGGACCCGACCGCCGGCCGGTACTCCACCAGCACCGAGACACGGTGGACGTTCCGGTCGAAGGCGCCGGCCACCGGGGTGGAGTCGGCCGTGCTGCCGCTGCTCCAGCTCGACTACGCCGTCGACACCGACGCCGCGGGCACCGCGCCGGGCCGGACGAACCTCACCGTGTCCGCCGCGCACCTGCCCGGCGCCACCGGGTGCGGCAGCATCCGGCCCGTCATCCTGGAGATCTCGTACGACGACGGCGCGCACTGGCAGAAGCAGCCGCTGGACCGCGCGAACGACGGGTCCTGGACGGCGAAGCTGCGGGCGCCGAAGGGCGCGGGGTACGTCTCGCTGCGGGGCAGCGCCACGGACAGCTCGGGCAACGCGGTCAGCCAGACGGTGATCCGCGCCTTCGGCGTGCGCTGAGCGTCCGGCGATGAGCGCGTGACGTCCGTCCGGCGCCGACCGGACGGACGTCACGCGTGACCGGGGAGGACAGCCCGTCCCCGGTCGAGGTCAGCTGGCCGCGCCCAAGCAGAGCCGGATCCAGCGGTAGCCGTAGCCGGAGAGCTTGACCGCGCCGAGCTTGCCCAACTCGCCGTAGCCGCGGTCGGCGAGCACGTCGTTCGGCAGGTCGGCCTCCGCCTCCAGGGAACTCAGGTCCACCTCGACGTCGTCGGTGCCCAGGTTGTGCAGGAAGACCATGGTCCCGGTCGGCCCGTCCGCCCGGTGCGCCAGCACTCCGGCCGGCGCCGGCACGTCGATGTGGGTGGTCGAGCCGGAGCCCACCTCCGGTGCCTCACGAAGCGTCCGGATCATGCGTTCGAACCAGGCGAGCAGCGACTTCGAGTCACCGCGCTGCGCCGTGACGTTGACCCTCTGGTAGCCGAACTCACCCTTGTCGATCACCGGGCGGACCAGCTTCTCCGGGTCCGCCGTGGAGAAGCCGGCGTTCGGCTGGTACGACCACTGCATCGGGGTACGGATCGCCTCCCGGCCGGGCAGCGACAGGTCCTCGCCCATCCCGATCTCCTCGCCGTAGCGCAGCACCGGCGTGCCGCGCAGCGAGAACTGGAGGGCGTACGCCAGCTCGATGCGACGCCGGTCGTTGCCGAGCATCGGGGCGAGCCGGCGACGGATGCCCCGGTCGTAGATGCGCATGTCCTCGTCCGGGCCGAACTGCGCGTACACCTGGTTGCGCTGTTCGGTGGTGAGCCGGGACAGGTCGATCTCGTCGTGGTTACGCAGGAAGGTGGCCCACTGGCCGCCGACGGGCAGCGTCGGGGTGTCGCGCAGCGCCTCGACCAGCGGCTCCGGGTCCTGCCGGGCGAGGGCCAGCATGAGCCGGCCGTTGAGCATGAAGTCGAAGAGCATGTGGATCCGGTTACCGGAGCCGCCCGCGTCGCCGAAGAACGTCGGCAGCTGGTCCGGCTCGACGTTCGCCTCGGCCAGCAGGACCGCGTCGCCGCGCCGCCACTGCACGTGCTGGCGCATCTCGGTGAGGAACTCGAAGTCCTTCGG contains:
- a CDS encoding alpha-amylase family protein, with translation MGDRWYSEAVVYCLDIDTYVDSDGDGVGDIRGLIGRLDYLARLGVTCLWLHPIHPSPNRDDGYDATDFYNVDPRFGTLGDFAELLHQAQNRGIRVIIDLVVNHTSDEHPWFQSARSSPDSPYRDWFVWSETEPDDRHQGMVFPGEQDETWSYDRTAKAWFYHRFYKFQPDLNFANPAVRAEIKKIMSFWLQLGVSGFRMDAVPFIIELTEPGNPNSPKDFEFLTEMRQHVQWRRGDAVLLAEANVEPDQLPTFFGDAGGSGNRIHMLFDFMLNGRLMLALARQDPEPLVEALRDTPTLPVGGQWATFLRNHDEIDLSRLTTEQRNQVYAQFGPDEDMRIYDRGIRRRLAPMLGNDRRRIELAYALQFSLRGTPVLRYGEEIGMGEDLSLPGREAIRTPMQWSYQPNAGFSTADPEKLVRPVIDKGEFGYQRVNVTAQRGDSKSLLAWFERMIRTLREAPEVGSGSTTHIDVPAPAGVLAHRADGPTGTMVFLHNLGTDDVEVDLSSLEAEADLPNDVLADRGYGELGKLGAVKLSGYGYRWIRLCLGAAS